From the genome of Scytonema hofmannii PCC 7110, one region includes:
- a CDS encoding PAS domain-containing sensor histidine kinase has translation MYFSDHMLSKSNSQSVLKPEEELQVAQILLNQVVEATFCLNAKAQILYVNTAFCQMMGYSCNELLSMTLQNIDLDFELQKWSEQWSTLKQQNCLTFKSRYQTKAGQIFLVQVTVNYVETQGRELGCAVACDRSEELVELSLRQYANKSSIDITDYKQAKSEVRQALEQTKRLSELSERFVSMLSHELRTPLNVVSFSADLLKRHLHQWTEEKNRFYLDIIQVAVQQISELLDEILLYRQAESRKLVCEPRQINLDRFCVDIVAQMQLASGNQKSVNFVSHSNFDSAYLDPKLLQHILNNLLSNAIKYSSPGSTVTFELHCQSQETIFQIKDSGIGIPIIDRQQIFEPFYRGSNVDSIPGTGLGLSIVKTLVDLHFGEISVESAVGIGTTFTVKLPTTYVGDDSYQ, from the coding sequence ATGTACTTTAGCGACCATATGTTATCGAAATCTAATTCTCAATCGGTGCTAAAACCAGAAGAAGAGTTGCAAGTTGCACAAATTCTTCTCAATCAAGTTGTAGAGGCGACATTTTGCTTGAATGCCAAAGCCCAAATTCTCTATGTCAATACGGCTTTCTGTCAAATGATGGGGTATTCCTGTAATGAACTGCTGTCAATGACACTACAGAATATTGACTTGGATTTTGAGTTGCAAAAATGGTCGGAACAATGGTCAACCCTGAAGCAGCAGAATTGTCTCACTTTTAAATCCCGATATCAGACTAAAGCAGGGCAAATATTTTTAGTACAAGTCACGGTTAACTATGTAGAAACCCAAGGGAGAGAATTAGGTTGTGCAGTTGCTTGCGATCGCAGTGAGGAACTAGTAGAGTTAAGCTTGCGGCAATACGCGAACAAATCTTCTATTGATATCACCGATTACAAGCAAGCAAAATCAGAAGTGCGTCAAGCTCTTGAGCAGACAAAACGACTCAGTGAACTCAGTGAACGTTTTGTCTCTATGCTCAGTCATGAATTACGCACCCCTTTAAATGTTGTTTCTTTCTCTGCCGATTTACTCAAACGGCATCTTCATCAATGGACAGAAGAAAAAAACCGTTTTTATCTAGATATTATTCAAGTCGCTGTTCAACAAATCAGCGAACTACTAGATGAAATCTTACTGTATAGACAAGCAGAATCACGAAAGTTGGTGTGTGAGCCTAGACAGATAAACTTAGATAGGTTTTGCGTCGATATAGTTGCACAGATGCAGTTAGCTAGTGGTAATCAAAAGTCAGTTAACTTTGTAAGCCACAGCAATTTTGATAGTGCCTACCTAGACCCAAAGCTGTTACAGCATATTTTAAATAACTTACTCTCAAATGCTATCAAATATTCATCACCTGGTAGTACCGTGACCTTTGAACTTCACTGTCAAAGTCAAGAAACCATTTTTCAAATCAAAGATTCTGGCATTGGTATTCCAATTATAGATCGGCAACAAATTTTCGAGCCTTTTTATCGAGGCAGCAATGTTGACAGTATACCTGGAACTGGACTGGGTCTTTCGATAGTAAAAACTCTTGTTGACTTACACTTTGGTGAAATTTCTGTAGAAAGTGCTGTTGGAATTGGCACAACTTTCACTGTCAAATTACCAACAACGTATGTAGGGGATGATAGTTACCAGTAG
- the scyA gene encoding scytonemin biosynthesis protein ScyA (ScyA, a thiamin diphosphate-dependent enzyme, performs an acyloin condensation during scytonemin biosythesis. It joins a molecule of indole-3-pyruvate to one of para-hydroxyphenylpyruvic acid.) has product MSQNYIQTTSNNGTQPYEVYQPSGCVKTAPNGRKSESKELANEPSKTGSIVEQPQRSLTVADAIARMMEALGITHAYGVAGGAMATLWGSLSNSLLEVLNVRHESGAAFAGTEAYFATGRPSVVFTTAGPGITNALTGLFAARGEGAKVILLSAYTSAPQRGKWAIQETSSETLPTDGIFTSGTLFNYATTVESAAQLPQIFRKLALGLSQPGSFVAHLTIPTAVQTSPLDEIPTFQGVYCSKLAPSRETILQAAELLSDGPFAIWLGFGARHAAEEVRQLAEITGAAVMCSPRGKGIFPEDHPQFVGVTGLGGHSSVFAYMQQQTPFRTLVLGSRLSEPTSFWNQALVPPGGFVHVDIDPTVPGVAYSKAETFAIQSDIKTFLQALLQHKHLIASAGIGAFELPRPEKQALEPSTDSPVRPEMLMQAIQKVIVEGSNAIVLAECGNSFTWATHLLRFGQPNRYRVSTGVGAMGHAVTGVIGSALATNSKSVAIVGDGAMLMNNEISTAVKYQIPAVWIVLNDARYNMCHQGMAMLGLTGADPLIPETDFVTVARGMGADGIRINQESDLEAALEKAMAFPGPFVVDVIIDPDRRAPSKGRNAGLAAQGVKSAPAEKSAISFPNI; this is encoded by the coding sequence ATGAGCCAAAATTATATTCAAACAACCTCTAACAACGGCACTCAGCCATACGAGGTATATCAACCAAGTGGCTGTGTAAAAACCGCACCAAATGGTAGAAAGTCCGAATCCAAAGAACTTGCGAACGAGCCATCCAAAACCGGATCGATTGTGGAACAACCGCAGCGTTCGCTAACGGTAGCAGATGCGATCGCTAGAATGATGGAAGCGTTGGGAATTACCCATGCTTACGGAGTCGCTGGAGGCGCAATGGCTACTCTTTGGGGTTCGTTATCCAACAGCCTTCTCGAAGTCTTAAACGTCCGTCATGAATCAGGAGCTGCCTTTGCAGGGACTGAAGCTTACTTTGCCACAGGTCGTCCCAGTGTTGTATTCACAACAGCAGGACCGGGTATTACCAACGCCCTCACTGGGTTATTTGCTGCCCGTGGTGAAGGAGCGAAAGTGATTTTACTCTCGGCTTACACCTCAGCACCCCAACGCGGAAAGTGGGCTATTCAAGAAACCAGTAGCGAAACGTTGCCCACTGATGGAATTTTTACATCAGGGACATTATTTAACTACGCAACGACTGTAGAAAGCGCTGCACAACTGCCACAGATTTTTCGCAAACTAGCTTTGGGTTTGTCGCAACCAGGAAGTTTTGTTGCTCATTTGACTATCCCCACCGCCGTCCAAACATCTCCACTAGATGAAATTCCGACTTTTCAAGGAGTTTATTGCTCGAAGCTAGCACCTAGTAGAGAAACCATTTTGCAAGCAGCAGAACTGTTATCAGACGGACCTTTTGCCATATGGTTGGGTTTCGGTGCTCGTCACGCCGCAGAAGAAGTTCGCCAACTCGCCGAAATCACAGGGGCTGCAGTTATGTGCTCTCCTCGTGGCAAAGGTATTTTCCCCGAAGATCATCCTCAGTTTGTAGGTGTCACAGGTTTGGGCGGTCATAGTTCTGTGTTTGCGTATATGCAACAACAGACACCTTTCCGCACTCTTGTGTTAGGCTCGCGTCTGAGTGAACCGACTTCTTTCTGGAATCAAGCATTGGTTCCTCCAGGAGGCTTTGTACACGTAGATATCGATCCCACAGTACCTGGTGTAGCCTACTCAAAGGCTGAAACCTTTGCTATTCAGTCCGATATTAAAACTTTCTTACAAGCACTATTACAACACAAGCACCTTATTGCCAGTGCAGGCATAGGAGCTTTTGAACTACCACGCCCCGAAAAACAAGCACTCGAACCAAGCACGGACTCTCCAGTGAGACCGGAAATGCTGATGCAAGCAATTCAAAAAGTCATCGTTGAGGGTAGTAATGCCATAGTCTTAGCTGAGTGCGGTAACTCCTTTACCTGGGCAACACACCTCCTGCGATTTGGTCAACCAAACCGTTACCGTGTCAGCACCGGAGTAGGAGCAATGGGTCACGCTGTGACCGGAGTCATTGGATCGGCTCTTGCAACTAACAGCAAGTCTGTAGCTATTGTAGGTGATGGTGCAATGCTGATGAACAACGAAATTAGCACTGCTGTAAAATACCAAATTCCTGCAGTCTGGATTGTACTCAATGATGCCCGCTACAATATGTGCCATCAAGGCATGGCAATGCTAGGGCTTACAGGAGCCGATCCATTGATCCCAGAGACAGATTTTGTAACAGTTGCTCGCGGTATGGGCGCGGATGGAATCCGCATCAATCAAGAATCCGATCTTGAAGCTGCACTAGAGAAAGCGATGGCTTTTCCAGGTCCATTCGTTGTTGATGTAATTATTGACCCAGATCGACGCGCACCATCCAAAGGACGCAACGCCGGTCTAGCAGCACAAGGAGTTAAATCAGCCCCTGCTGAAAAGAGTGCGATTTCATTTCCAAATATTTAA
- the scyB gene encoding tryptophan dehydrogenase ScyB has protein sequence MNLFETVTEMGHEQVLFCNGKDPEIKAIIAIHDTSLGPAMGATRLLPYPNEEAALKDALRLSRGMTYKAACAGIPVGGGKAVIIANPENKTQDLFKAYGRFVERLNGRFITGQDVNLTPNDVRAISRETRYVVGVEERSGGPAPVTAWGVFLGLKAAVKFRLQTQDLKGLKVAVQGLGNVGSNLCRHLHEHGSQLFVTDISKEKTQELKRLYGATIVEPDEIYSLDVDVLSPCALGGIINSETIPQIKASVIAGAANNQLGLEQIHGPMLSAKEILYAPDYVINAGGLINVYNEMIGYDEDRAFQQVHNIYDTLLEIFDRAKKQDITTNDASKQLADDRINRARHIKAMAVV, from the coding sequence GTGAACTTATTTGAAACAGTCACAGAGATGGGGCACGAACAAGTGCTCTTTTGTAACGGCAAAGACCCGGAAATCAAAGCAATTATTGCTATTCATGATACAAGCTTGGGACCTGCAATGGGCGCGACAAGACTGTTGCCCTACCCCAATGAAGAAGCTGCACTGAAAGATGCTTTACGTTTAAGCCGTGGTATGACTTACAAGGCGGCTTGTGCAGGCATTCCAGTTGGTGGTGGTAAAGCAGTTATTATTGCTAATCCCGAAAACAAGACACAAGATTTATTTAAAGCTTACGGACGTTTTGTAGAAAGACTTAACGGTCGCTTTATCACGGGTCAAGATGTGAATCTTACTCCTAATGATGTCAGAGCAATTAGCAGAGAAACTAGATATGTGGTAGGGGTAGAAGAAAGGTCTGGCGGACCTGCTCCTGTGACTGCGTGGGGAGTTTTTCTAGGGCTTAAAGCTGCGGTTAAGTTTCGTTTGCAAACTCAAGACCTAAAGGGGCTGAAAGTTGCAGTTCAAGGTTTGGGCAATGTAGGTAGCAATCTTTGCCGTCACTTGCACGAGCATGGCTCTCAACTATTTGTTACTGATATAAGTAAAGAAAAAACTCAAGAACTCAAGCGTCTTTATGGTGCAACTATTGTTGAGCCAGACGAAATTTACTCCTTAGATGTCGATGTGCTATCTCCTTGTGCTTTAGGAGGAATCATCAACAGCGAAACCATTCCTCAAATCAAAGCATCGGTTATTGCAGGTGCTGCTAACAACCAGCTTGGATTGGAGCAAATCCACGGTCCAATGCTATCAGCGAAAGAAATTCTTTATGCTCCAGATTATGTTATTAATGCAGGGGGGCTAATCAACGTTTATAACGAAATGATTGGCTATGACGAAGATAGAGCATTCCAACAAGTGCATAACATTTACGATACACTGCTAGAAATTTTTGATAGAGCGAAAAAGCAGGACATCACAACCAATGATGCTTCCAAGCAATTGGCAGATGACAGAATCAACCGTGCTAGACATATCAAGGCTATGGCTGTGGTGTAA
- the scyC gene encoding scytonemin biosynthesis cyclase/decarboxylase ScyC (ScyC, an enzyme in the biosynthesis pathway for the cyanobacterial natural sunscreen scytonemin, performs a cyclization and decarboxylation on the compound ScyA produces.), which translates to MVTERNTFATSAYIATEPETAYEYLSSLKNLDEWTLYSRMQEQIDEDTWLGTASGYQTKLYYHVKKLDHPYFHGIEWHCGLEYQKYYQVYPVLLFSPDYIEPGTDEKGVYLHWISFVDPKRRSPLIMEGIHTVHTSECRSLKGNLERKAGLTSAGKGRYYIDTDTVYVNAPIEMGIEFLSDLKNMDDWAHLLHADGEIAGSSGEFRDEYNQKVKVTQRLQPVSKWYLLEHEFYYPDYGFYQRSPVLLIPTAYAFGDPNAPGFIQHRITFWKTGEQLPHGKLQIEDFGSESLNIKRLLEAKAGNLDTLAQGLSYMPNSQ; encoded by the coding sequence ATGGTTACTGAAAGAAATACATTTGCAACGTCTGCATATATTGCGACTGAACCAGAGACTGCTTATGAATACCTCTCCAGTTTAAAAAATCTGGACGAGTGGACGCTTTACAGTCGGATGCAAGAGCAAATTGATGAAGATACTTGGCTTGGAACTGCATCAGGATATCAAACAAAGCTTTACTATCACGTTAAAAAATTAGACCACCCGTATTTTCATGGCATTGAATGGCATTGCGGGTTGGAGTATCAGAAATACTATCAGGTTTATCCCGTATTACTGTTTTCTCCCGATTACATTGAGCCGGGAACTGATGAGAAAGGCGTGTACTTGCACTGGATTAGTTTTGTCGATCCAAAGCGGCGATCGCCATTAATCATGGAGGGAATTCACACGGTACATACTTCCGAGTGCCGTTCTCTCAAGGGTAACTTGGAGCGTAAAGCTGGTCTTACTTCCGCAGGTAAAGGACGCTATTACATCGACACCGATACTGTCTATGTTAACGCTCCTATAGAAATGGGTATTGAGTTCTTATCAGATCTCAAGAACATGGATGATTGGGCACATTTGCTGCATGCAGATGGTGAAATCGCTGGTTCTTCAGGTGAGTTTCGCGATGAATACAACCAAAAGGTAAAGGTAACTCAGCGACTGCAACCTGTCAGCAAATGGTATTTGCTAGAGCATGAATTTTATTATCCAGACTATGGATTTTATCAACGCTCTCCCGTGTTGTTGATTCCAACTGCCTATGCTTTCGGCGATCCCAACGCCCCAGGTTTTATCCAGCATCGGATTACATTTTGGAAAACCGGTGAGCAACTCCCTCATGGCAAACTCCAAATCGAAGATTTTGGCTCTGAAAGTTTAAATATTAAACGTCTTTTGGAAGCTAAAGCAGGTAATTTGGATACTTTAGCTCAAGGTTTGAGTTATATGCCAAATAGTCAGTGA
- a CDS encoding ScyD/ScyE family protein, with protein MKLKHITATLLSFCVVTLSGIKIAEAASFTVIADGLDNAQGLSVGPDGSVYVVEAGKGGSSPCVPPPSGQGDNLCYGASGAVTRIKDRKQERVLTGLPSISGASGAQASGSRDIIFDKTGKPYVLVGLGANPANRDATLGNTDLGKIIAPDFNTNTWTSISDIAGYELTNNPDGENISSSPISFLIDGNNFVLVDSSANTLLSVGTDGSNLQAIAVIPKQTITNPVFPPSNTPSVEPSEVPDSPEPPPIAEFATQAVPTGVTKGPDGAYYVSIYTGFPFPEGGAKIYRVSSDGQPTVYADGFTQLTDLSFDAEGNLYALQYANESAWKGNLEGSLIKVALDGTRTTIVSGDGLQAPGGLAISSDGAIYVTNQSGRPGQGQVLRVNNPKSVPESSSTIGILVLSAFSIYQLRKGKQKALLISTYSHFQVNRPQM; from the coding sequence ATGAAACTCAAGCATATCACCGCAACACTTCTCTCTTTTTGCGTTGTTACTCTTAGTGGAATAAAGATAGCAGAAGCTGCGTCATTTACAGTCATTGCTGATGGTCTTGACAACGCACAAGGTCTAAGCGTCGGTCCTGACGGTAGTGTTTATGTTGTCGAAGCAGGGAAGGGAGGAAGCAGTCCTTGTGTCCCACCTCCAAGTGGCCAAGGTGATAATCTGTGTTACGGAGCAAGCGGTGCTGTCACAAGAATTAAGGATCGCAAGCAAGAGCGCGTTCTCACAGGGCTTCCTTCCATAAGCGGAGCGAGTGGTGCTCAAGCCTCTGGTTCTCGCGATATAATTTTCGATAAGACTGGGAAACCTTATGTTTTGGTAGGGTTGGGAGCTAATCCGGCTAATCGCGATGCTACGCTTGGTAACACTGACCTTGGAAAAATTATTGCTCCTGATTTTAATACAAATACTTGGACTAGTATTAGCGATATTGCAGGTTATGAGCTTACTAATAATCCAGATGGGGAGAATATAAGTAGCAGTCCAATAAGTTTTTTAATAGATGGAAATAATTTTGTTTTAGTGGACTCAAGTGCAAATACTTTGCTAAGTGTTGGCACAGATGGGAGTAATTTGCAAGCGATCGCAGTTATTCCCAAACAAACCATCACGAACCCGGTCTTCCCCCCTTCTAACACCCCATCTGTTGAACCGTCAGAAGTTCCAGATTCTCCCGAACCGCCACCGATCGCGGAGTTTGCCACTCAAGCAGTACCTACAGGTGTTACTAAAGGTCCTGATGGTGCCTATTATGTAAGCATATATACTGGGTTTCCTTTTCCAGAAGGTGGTGCTAAAATATACAGAGTAAGTTCTGATGGTCAGCCAACAGTTTACGCAGATGGCTTCACGCAGTTGACCGACCTCTCGTTCGATGCGGAAGGCAACTTATATGCCTTGCAGTATGCCAATGAATCAGCCTGGAAAGGGAATTTAGAAGGTTCTCTCATCAAAGTAGCACTTGATGGCACTCGTACAACGATTGTAAGTGGTGACGGATTGCAAGCACCTGGTGGTCTGGCAATTAGTTCTGATGGTGCCATTTATGTGACCAACCAGAGTGGTCGTCCAGGACAAGGACAAGTCTTAAGAGTAAACAACCCAAAATCTGTTCCCGAATCCTCCTCCACTATAGGCATTTTAGTATTAAGTGCTTTCAGCATTTATCAATTACGCAAAGGTAAGCAAAAAGCACTTCTTATTTCAACTTACAGCCATTTTCAGGTAAATAGACCACAGATGTAG
- a CDS encoding ScyD/ScyE family protein, with protein MRFKSFALAFLTFCAASGVQAVKAAEISTVTTAPLSNAMHATFSPDGSLYIMEGGIGGDGDGGKRCTPSPSTQFINICAGNTGAITRVKDGVQQRIFDGLPSLAQQTPERDQGAGPADLQFDPKTGKAYLAYGMAGDPRNRDGVLATPTLAQLYELDLNTGALKSIADFAQYEIDNNVDGTDLITNPYALAIKDGYAYLTDGGANVVYKVGLNGEGIVKANSLPRFNISPQELNFPSAEALGIPEGSIAFEPSQQSVPTGIKVGPDGSLYLTEYTFFPYPEGKARVWKLDDDLNPTLFAEGFTQLTDLEFDDEGNMLLLQHYNIAEYNALAPGGDKSGSIIKLNKDGSREVVYSSPEIGAGGSLTKGPDGAYYVTADSRFGFTGKVVKLDLSDKNTAKVPEPAAVVGLVGVAAFAGKILKRKRQEELLAKVETL; from the coding sequence ATGAGATTCAAGTCATTTGCCCTTGCATTTCTCACTTTTTGTGCTGCTAGCGGAGTACAGGCTGTAAAGGCTGCCGAAATATCGACAGTAACAACAGCACCTCTGAGCAACGCAATGCACGCTACCTTTAGTCCCGATGGCTCTTTATACATCATGGAAGGTGGTATAGGTGGTGACGGAGATGGCGGAAAAAGATGCACTCCATCACCCAGTACACAGTTTATCAATATATGTGCTGGTAATACTGGTGCCATTACTAGAGTTAAAGATGGTGTGCAGCAGCGTATATTCGATGGTCTTCCATCTCTAGCACAACAGACACCAGAACGCGATCAAGGTGCAGGACCTGCAGACCTACAATTCGATCCCAAAACAGGTAAGGCATATCTCGCATACGGTATGGCTGGCGATCCAAGAAACCGCGATGGCGTCTTAGCAACTCCCACACTGGCACAACTCTACGAACTCGATTTGAACACTGGTGCATTAAAGAGTATTGCCGATTTTGCTCAATACGAAATTGACAACAATGTTGATGGCACTGACTTGATTACCAACCCCTATGCATTAGCAATTAAAGATGGTTACGCTTACCTTACTGATGGGGGTGCAAACGTTGTTTATAAAGTTGGGCTAAACGGCGAAGGTATTGTAAAAGCAAACTCTCTTCCCAGATTTAATATCTCTCCACAAGAACTCAATTTCCCATCTGCCGAGGCATTAGGTATTCCAGAGGGTTCAATTGCTTTTGAACCATCACAACAATCAGTACCTACAGGTATTAAAGTGGGTCCAGATGGTAGTTTATATTTAACTGAATACACCTTCTTCCCTTATCCAGAAGGTAAGGCACGTGTTTGGAAACTAGACGATGACTTGAATCCAACACTTTTTGCTGAAGGCTTTACTCAACTCACCGATTTGGAATTCGACGATGAGGGCAATATGTTATTGCTGCAACACTACAACATTGCAGAATACAACGCTCTTGCACCAGGTGGCGATAAAAGTGGTTCCATTATCAAACTAAATAAGGATGGCTCTCGCGAAGTTGTCTACAGTAGCCCAGAAATCGGAGCAGGTGGTTCCTTGACTAAAGGGCCTGATGGTGCTTACTACGTTACAGCCGACTCTAGATTCGGATTTACAGGGAAAGTCGTCAAGCTCGATCTATCCGATAAAAATACAGCCAAAGTCCCTGAGCCTGCTGCTGTAGTTGGTTTAGTAGGAGTTGCTGCTTTTGCAGGTAAGATACTTAAGCGCAAGCGCCAAGAAGAGTTACTCGCTAAGGTAGAAACTCTCTAA
- the scyF gene encoding scytonemin biosynthesis PEP-CTERM protein ScyF (ScyF is a conserved protein in biosynthesis systems for the scytonemin, a Trp-derived cyanobacterial natural sunscreen, although it is not absolutely required.) — protein MGLVKNLSIALVSASVMVAAAAAQAMALSLQYERDIGSPGFGPGQLFVPQGITVDSSGNTLVSNGRGLNADGSFNPAIGNKVEVFDPQGNYIGAIGRGGRGPGEFDEPSALEIDPDTKNLYVGDVFNNRVNVYDPQGNFINSFGEFGGLKEGRAFFGPSGVTFDKAGYVYIGDFSGDKINKYTKDGELIGSIGTTGTAPGQFQGPAGVRISPVSGNFFVSDQFNNRIQVLSPEGQPILTFGKQGTGPGEFNQPIGIEVDEEENIYVADSINSRVQVFDKNGNFLTAFGEPARNANGEIVPPPALGEPPFGIPLDLKPGSFNWTGGTSYKDGKFYVGDFFQGRVQVLNVVKDSKTKVPEPASIFGLGLVGFGVVVSKLRKNRRKLAVNVEG, from the coding sequence ATGGGATTAGTAAAGAATTTATCAATTGCCTTAGTCAGTGCTAGCGTTATGGTAGCAGCTGCCGCAGCCCAAGCTATGGCGTTAAGCTTACAGTACGAGCGTGACATTGGCAGCCCTGGCTTCGGTCCTGGGCAGCTCTTTGTTCCCCAAGGCATAACGGTAGATAGCTCTGGGAATACCCTTGTAAGTAACGGTCGCGGTCTCAACGCGGACGGCAGTTTTAACCCGGCGATCGGTAACAAGGTGGAGGTCTTTGACCCTCAGGGTAACTATATTGGAGCAATTGGCAGGGGTGGCAGAGGACCTGGAGAATTCGACGAGCCATCAGCTCTTGAAATCGATCCGGATACTAAGAATCTTTACGTAGGTGATGTTTTCAACAACCGCGTTAATGTTTACGATCCCCAGGGTAACTTTATTAATTCATTTGGGGAATTTGGCGGTCTCAAAGAGGGTAGGGCTTTCTTTGGACCATCTGGTGTGACTTTCGACAAAGCTGGCTATGTGTATATAGGTGATTTTAGCGGCGATAAAATCAATAAATACACCAAAGATGGCGAGCTAATCGGTAGCATTGGCACCACTGGTACCGCTCCTGGGCAGTTCCAAGGACCAGCAGGTGTAAGAATTTCCCCAGTCAGTGGAAATTTCTTTGTGAGTGACCAGTTTAACAACCGCATTCAGGTACTCAGTCCAGAAGGTCAACCTATCTTGACATTTGGCAAGCAAGGCACTGGACCTGGAGAATTTAATCAGCCAATCGGTATAGAAGTGGATGAGGAAGAGAATATCTATGTGGCTGATTCTATCAACAGCCGCGTTCAGGTATTCGATAAAAACGGTAACTTCCTCACTGCATTTGGCGAACCGGCTCGCAATGCAAATGGTGAAATTGTACCACCTCCTGCACTAGGTGAGCCGCCCTTTGGCATCCCTCTTGACCTCAAACCAGGTTCATTTAACTGGACGGGTGGTACAAGCTACAAAGATGGTAAATTCTATGTAGGCGATTTCTTCCAGGGTCGTGTTCAGGTGTTAAACGTCGTTAAGGATAGCAAAACTAAAGTTCCCGAACCAGCATCCATATTTGGTTTGGGATTAGTTGGATTTGGCGTTGTGGTATCCAAACTGCGGAAAAATCGCAGAAAGTTAGCCGTGAATGTAGAAGGGTAA
- a CDS encoding EboA family metabolite traffic protein — protein MGAIISLEKINFHITDLLYNWLSQRVEKESLNWLDTKKAQIENGTNVRVFFTAFSAVPRHIGKSDLNLTSKDLETAFAARTDWSPTHWSVDQAARTLLVLSLPQRYSEQYLQTLEQVFAAADVGELVALYQALSLLPYPERLRSRAAEGVRSNMTAVFNAVALRNPYPSEYLDDIAWNQIVLKALFVGSPLHLIQGIDSRANPVLARMLVDYARERWAAKRTVSPEIWPLVEKFTSRPVIGDQ, from the coding sequence ATGGGTGCTATAATTTCCCTAGAAAAAATAAATTTTCATATAACTGACTTACTTTATAATTGGCTCTCCCAAAGAGTTGAAAAAGAAAGTCTGAACTGGTTAGATACCAAAAAAGCACAAATAGAAAATGGTACTAATGTGCGGGTGTTTTTCACTGCCTTTAGTGCTGTACCTCGTCATATAGGCAAAAGTGACTTAAATTTAACCTCAAAAGACTTAGAAACTGCTTTCGCAGCACGGACAGATTGGTCTCCAACTCATTGGAGTGTGGACCAAGCAGCGCGCACACTTTTAGTGCTGTCTTTACCTCAAAGGTACTCAGAACAGTACTTGCAAACCCTAGAGCAAGTTTTTGCAGCCGCCGATGTAGGAGAACTTGTTGCCCTTTACCAAGCTCTATCACTACTACCTTATCCAGAAAGGCTTCGCTCCCGTGCTGCAGAAGGAGTCCGCAGCAACATGACAGCAGTCTTTAATGCTGTTGCTTTGCGAAATCCCTATCCATCTGAATATCTTGATGATATTGCTTGGAATCAGATAGTCCTCAAAGCTTTGTTTGTAGGTAGTCCCTTACATTTAATTCAAGGGATTGATAGCCGTGCAAATCCAGTACTCGCCAGAATGCTTGTTGACTACGCCCGCGAACGCTGGGCTGCTAAGCGCACTGTATCTCCTGAAATTTGGCCTTTAGTTGAAAAATTTACCTCAAGACCAGTGATCGGTGACCAGTGA